In Thermodesulfobacteriota bacterium, one genomic interval encodes:
- a CDS encoding DNA methyltransferase, with product MREGNWIRQARAARGWSQGQLGEALGTSQGKVSRWETGKEAPSPDEARRIVELLGVPEGTAGQAALALAPAATKERKPRRAKGGDEAGPAVLDYRHDATRKNIPPAGLAAQGKVKEARKIEYAYNPHLPPVLRFDPTAGPDKLPELLEAARTRALTAEEARTLAEALRIQEPWLEWAGKREKKGFAVDPVALHIHERVATQAILKVAAREDVQRDLFADPKLEYAKAVQFYQHDVDWANRMILGDSLQVMASLAHREGLAGKVQMIYMDPPYGIKFASNFQPEIGKRDVKDKEQDLTREPEMVKAYRDTWTLGVHSYLAYLRDRLVLCRELLADSGSIFVQISEENLHRVRNLLDDVFGSQNSCSVIVFRKTTGKASSLLDTTCDMLLWYAKDVDRIKYAQAFQERTPEEDYNLRWLEFADGRRIRANSSGEVTRLAKEGWAVFRPNPLTSQTPSETTTFLYDFCDCKFSPGARGWSTNKLGMTRLDRAERLVGQGNTLGFVRYLKDFPLKPANNIWDDTRQSGFGEDKLYVVQTSPRVIERCLLMTTDPGDLVLDPTCGSGTTAYVAEQWGRRWVTIDTSRVALALARQRLLTATFPFHRVREGGDGTDPSKGFVYKTVPHITLKSIAQNTALDPIFARHEPVLAERLAALNAALATVTSDVRRRLQTKLLEKEKREGKRAVTDADRRRWNLPKTAWKEWEVPFDTDEKWPAALRAALTEYRAAWRAKMDEVNACIAANAEQEELVDQPEAVKGVVRVSGPFTREAVMPPEESLSAETPIGGEPEELETFAGPGADPVPGGEAVNAEAYLDRMIGLLRADGVRFPNNKAMTFVRLEASPGSEHLHAEGEWQSADVGRGLPRRDQTEDAAGQAPPDEGVRSVAVSFGPQFGPVTAYQVENALPVASRRGFDDVVFAGFSFDAAAQAILQEDPNPRVRCHLAHIRPDVNMGDLLKETAGSQLFTVFGLPRTKLREGKSGQFTIEMEGVDIYNPVENTILPTGASKVAAWFLDTDYDGRTFCITQAFFPDKTAWQRLARALKGVVDEGAFDALSGTTSLPFPAGRHKRAAVKVIDPRGNEAMRVHRLDGKMGYGDDS from the coding sequence GTGAGAGAGGGGAACTGGATCAGGCAGGCGCGTGCGGCCCGGGGCTGGAGCCAGGGTCAGCTCGGGGAGGCCCTGGGGACGAGCCAGGGCAAAGTGTCCCGCTGGGAGACGGGCAAGGAGGCGCCCAGCCCCGACGAGGCCCGGCGGATCGTCGAGTTGCTAGGGGTTCCGGAGGGCACGGCAGGGCAGGCCGCCCTGGCCCTGGCGCCGGCGGCGACGAAGGAGAGGAAGCCGCGGAGGGCCAAGGGCGGCGACGAAGCCGGACCGGCAGTGCTCGACTACCGCCACGACGCCACGCGCAAGAACATCCCTCCCGCCGGCCTGGCCGCCCAGGGCAAGGTCAAGGAGGCCCGGAAGATCGAGTACGCGTACAACCCGCACCTGCCGCCGGTGCTGCGGTTCGACCCGACGGCAGGGCCGGACAAGCTGCCGGAGCTCCTGGAGGCGGCGCGGACGCGGGCCCTGACGGCCGAGGAGGCGCGGACCCTGGCCGAGGCGCTGCGCATCCAGGAGCCGTGGCTGGAGTGGGCGGGGAAGCGGGAGAAGAAGGGGTTCGCAGTCGACCCCGTGGCCCTGCACATCCACGAGCGGGTGGCCACGCAAGCCATCCTCAAGGTCGCAGCGCGGGAGGACGTACAGCGCGACCTCTTCGCCGACCCGAAGCTCGAGTACGCCAAGGCGGTCCAGTTCTACCAGCACGACGTGGACTGGGCCAACCGCATGATCCTGGGCGACTCGCTCCAGGTCATGGCCAGCCTCGCCCACCGCGAGGGCCTCGCCGGCAAGGTCCAGATGATCTACATGGACCCGCCCTACGGCATCAAATTCGCCTCGAACTTCCAACCCGAGATCGGCAAGCGCGACGTCAAGGACAAGGAGCAGGACCTGACCCGCGAGCCCGAGATGGTGAAGGCGTACCGAGACACGTGGACTCTGGGGGTGCACTCGTATTTGGCGTACCTTCGGGACCGGCTGGTGCTGTGCCGAGAACTGCTGGCGGACTCGGGAAGCATCTTTGTCCAAATTAGCGAAGAGAACCTGCACCGCGTACGCAACCTTCTTGACGACGTATTTGGCTCCCAGAATTCTTGCAGCGTCATTGTATTCAGAAAGACTACCGGAAAGGCATCGAGTCTTCTCGACACTACCTGTGACATGTTACTTTGGTACGCGAAGGACGTTGATAGAATAAAGTACGCGCAAGCATTCCAGGAACGGACTCCCGAGGAAGATTACAACCTTCGGTGGCTTGAATTCGCAGACGGTCGGCGAATTAGGGCCAACTCTTCTGGTGAAGTGACAAGACTAGCGAAGGAGGGTTGGGCGGTATTTCGGCCCAATCCATTGACTTCGCAAACCCCTTCAGAGACTACTACTTTCCTATACGACTTTTGTGATTGTAAGTTTTCGCCGGGTGCTCGCGGATGGTCTACTAACAAATTGGGCATGACGCGCTTGGATAGGGCGGAGCGGCTTGTCGGGCAAGGGAACACTCTCGGCTTCGTTAGGTACTTGAAAGACTTCCCTTTGAAACCAGCAAACAATATTTGGGACGACACGCGCCAAAGTGGTTTTGGGGAAGACAAGCTATATGTAGTACAGACAAGTCCAAGAGTCATTGAACGCTGCCTCCTTATGACCACGGACCCCGGCGACCTCGTCCTCGACCCCACCTGCGGCAGCGGCACCACGGCCTACGTGGCCGAGCAGTGGGGCCGGCGGTGGGTGACGATCGACACCAGCCGGGTGGCCCTCGCCCTGGCCCGCCAGCGGCTGCTGACGGCCACGTTTCCCTTCCATAGGGTCCGCGAAGGCGGTGACGGCACCGACCCCTCCAAGGGCTTCGTCTACAAGACCGTGCCCCACATCACCCTCAAGAGCATCGCCCAGAACACGGCGCTGGACCCGATCTTCGCCCGGCACGAGCCGGTGCTGGCCGAGAGGTTAGCGGCTTTGAACGCGGCTCTGGCAACCGTCACCTCGGACGTCCGCCGCCGGCTCCAGACCAAGCTCCTGGAGAAGGAAAAGCGCGAGGGCAAGCGAGCCGTAACCGACGCGGACCGGCGGCGGTGGAACCTGCCCAAGACCGCCTGGAAGGAGTGGGAGGTCCCCTTCGACACCGACGAGAAGTGGCCCGCTGCGCTGCGGGCGGCCCTCACGGAGTACCGGGCCGCGTGGCGGGCGAAGATGGACGAGGTGAACGCCTGCATCGCGGCCAACGCCGAGCAGGAGGAGCTGGTGGACCAGCCCGAGGCGGTGAAGGGCGTGGTCCGGGTGTCTGGGCCGTTCACGAGGGAGGCCGTGATGCCGCCGGAGGAGTCCCTCTCGGCCGAGACGCCCATCGGTGGCGAGCCCGAGGAGCTGGAGACGTTCGCCGGTCCTGGGGCTGATCCGGTCCCAGGCGGGGAGGCGGTGAACGCTGAGGCCTACCTCGACCGCATGATCGGCCTGCTTAGGGCCGACGGTGTCCGGTTCCCCAACAACAAGGCCATGACCTTCGTCCGGCTGGAGGCGAGCCCCGGTTCGGAGCACCTGCACGCCGAGGGAGAGTGGCAGTCGGCAGACGTAGGGCGGGGCTTGCCCCGCCGTGACCAAACCGAGGATGCGGCGGGGCAAGCCCCGCCCGACGAAGGCGTCCGATCGGTCGCCGTGTCCTTCGGCCCACAGTTCGGGCCTGTGACGGCCTACCAGGTGGAGAACGCGCTCCCGGTGGCGAGCCGCCGCGGCTTCGACGACGTGGTCTTCGCCGGCTTCTCCTTCGACGCCGCTGCTCAGGCGATCCTCCAGGAAGACCCGAACCCCCGGGTGCGGTGCCACCTGGCCCACATCCGTCCCGACGTGAACATGGGCGACCTCTTGAAGGAGACGGCGGGGAGCCAGCTCTTCACGGTCTTCGGCCTGCCGCGGACCAAGCTGCGCGAGGGGAAAAGCGGCCAGTTCACGATCGAGATGGAGGGCGTGGACATCTACAACCCCGTGGAGAACACGATCCTCCCCACGGGGGCCTCGAAGGTGGCGGCCTGGTTCCTCGACACCGACTACGACGGCCGGACCTTTTGCATCACCCAGGCCTTCTTCCCCGACAAGACCGCGTGGCAAAGACTCGCCCGCGCGCTCAAGGGCGTGGTGGACGAGGGCGCCTTCGATGCCCTCTCGGGCACGACCTCGCTCCCGTTCCCGGCCGGCAGGCACAAGCGGGCGGCGGTGAAGGTGATCGACCCGCGGGGCAACGAGGCCATGCGGGTGCACCGGTTGGATGGCAAGATGGGGTACGGGGATGATTCGTGA
- a CDS encoding acyl-CoA thioesterase: MADAERKVSETRVEVAEMMQPHHANPAGNVHGGQIMKMIDDAAGVVAIRHARSNVVTASIDRIDFHAPVYVGNLVVLKASVNCVGRSSMEVGVRVEAEDLRTGQVRHTASAYLTFVALGEAGRPSPVPGLALETDDDRRRWEAGQRRREERARTRQVLHESGLLKPPAGG; this comes from the coding sequence ATGGCTGATGCCGAGCGCAAGGTTTCGGAGACCCGGGTGGAGGTGGCGGAGATGATGCAGCCCCACCACGCCAACCCGGCCGGCAACGTGCACGGCGGCCAGATCATGAAGATGATCGACGACGCCGCGGGGGTCGTGGCCATCCGCCACGCCCGCTCCAACGTGGTCACGGCGAGCATCGACCGGATCGACTTCCACGCTCCCGTCTACGTGGGCAACCTGGTGGTCCTCAAGGCCTCGGTCAACTGCGTGGGGAGGTCGAGCATGGAGGTGGGGGTTCGGGTCGAGGCCGAAGACCTGCGCACCGGCCAGGTGCGCCACACCGCCTCGGCGTACCTGACCTTCGTGGCCCTGGGGGAAGCCGGCCGCCCCAGCCCGGTCCCCGGCCTCGCCCTCGAGACCGACGACGACCGGCGGCGCTGGGAAGCGGGGCAGCGGCGCCGGGAGGAGCGGGCCCGCACCCGCCAGGTGCTCCACGAGAGCGGACTCCTCAAGCCGCCTGCCGGCGGCTGA
- the hflX gene encoding GTPase HflX, with protein MRALERIYRRRVPADELVTAELAAYVAGLSRETGRQLGLILDRKGAVVHVIVGDDTEIVIPDLSDHGLGRGKLRGLRCVHTHLRQEPLSEDDLADLTLLRLDAMAALGVTPEGRPGTFHVAHLLPPNPAGETYRLLPPADFHAFRLDFGPFVASLEEEIAARQVRSLAVRGAGKDRGILVSVSTAPRHQVEDRLQELRELARTAAVEVVDAVVQRPRQLNPKYLMGEGKIREVVASALQKGADLLIFDQELAPGQVRAISALTDVRVIDRTQLILDIFARRAHTQDGKVQVELAQLKYLMPRLTGKGTAMSRLMGGVGGRGPGESKLEMDRRRIRDRISALERKLKELARGRSQRRQRRVRAGVPIVSIVGYTNAGKSTLLNALTASEVFTEDLLFATLDTATRRLRFPREREVIITDTVGFLRDLPKGLVGAFRATLEELQDADLLLHVVDASNPAFEEQIAAVEKLLVELELGEKSVLRVFNKVDLLPAGEGEALASTHGAIPLSARRRESFGPLLDALERRFWPGEDSAPAEDPSP; from the coding sequence GTGCGCGCCCTCGAGCGCATCTACCGCCGCCGGGTCCCCGCCGACGAGCTCGTCACGGCCGAGCTGGCCGCCTACGTGGCCGGCCTCAGCCGGGAGACCGGCCGCCAGCTCGGGCTCATCCTCGACCGCAAGGGAGCGGTGGTACACGTGATCGTGGGAGACGACACCGAGATCGTCATCCCGGACCTCTCGGACCACGGGCTGGGGCGGGGAAAGCTGCGGGGGCTGCGGTGCGTGCACACCCACTTGCGCCAGGAGCCCCTCTCGGAGGACGACCTGGCCGACCTGACGCTGCTGCGCCTGGACGCCATGGCGGCCCTGGGCGTGACCCCGGAGGGCCGGCCGGGCACGTTCCACGTGGCCCACCTCCTGCCCCCCAACCCGGCGGGCGAGACCTACCGGCTCCTCCCTCCGGCCGACTTCCATGCCTTTCGCCTCGACTTCGGGCCCTTCGTGGCCTCCCTGGAAGAGGAGATCGCTGCCCGCCAGGTGCGCTCCCTGGCCGTGCGGGGGGCGGGGAAGGACCGGGGCATCCTGGTGAGCGTGAGCACCGCGCCGCGCCACCAGGTGGAGGACCGTCTCCAGGAGCTGCGGGAGCTCGCCCGCACGGCCGCCGTCGAGGTGGTGGACGCGGTGGTGCAGCGGCCCCGGCAGCTCAATCCGAAATACCTCATGGGGGAAGGGAAGATCCGCGAGGTCGTGGCCTCGGCCCTCCAGAAGGGGGCCGACCTCCTCATCTTCGACCAGGAGCTCGCCCCCGGCCAGGTGCGGGCCATCTCGGCGCTGACCGACGTGCGGGTGATCGACCGCACCCAGCTCATCCTCGACATCTTCGCCCGCCGCGCCCACACCCAGGACGGGAAGGTGCAGGTGGAGCTGGCGCAGCTCAAGTACCTGATGCCGCGCCTCACGGGCAAGGGCACGGCCATGAGCCGGTTGATGGGAGGAGTGGGGGGGCGGGGGCCGGGCGAGTCCAAGCTCGAGATGGACCGGCGGCGCATCCGCGACCGGATCTCGGCCTTGGAACGAAAGCTCAAGGAGCTGGCCCGGGGGCGTTCCCAGCGACGCCAGCGCCGGGTGCGGGCGGGGGTGCCCATCGTGAGCATCGTGGGCTACACCAACGCGGGCAAGTCGACCCTGCTCAATGCCCTTACCGCCTCCGAGGTATTCACGGAAGACCTCCTCTTCGCCACCCTCGACACCGCCACCCGGCGCCTGCGCTTTCCCCGGGAGCGGGAGGTCATCATCACCGACACGGTGGGCTTCCTGCGGGACCTGCCCAAGGGCCTGGTGGGCGCCTTCCGGGCGACCCTCGAGGAGCTTCAGGACGCGGACCTCCTGCTCCACGTGGTAGACGCTTCGAACCCCGCCTTCGAGGAGCAGATCGCGGCGGTGGAGAAGCTCCTGGTGGAGCTCGAGCTGGGAGAGAAGTCCGTGCTGCGCGTGTTCAACAAGGTGGACCTCCTGCCTGCGGGGGAAGGGGAGGCGCTGGCGTCGACCCACGGGGCCATTCCCCTCTCGGCCCGCCGCCGGGAGAGCTTCGGTCCCCTGCTCGACGCCCTGGAGCGGCGCTTCTGGCCCGGCGAGGATTCGGCCCCTGCAGAAGATCCCTCTCCTTGA
- a CDS encoding nucleotidyltransferase domain-containing protein yields the protein MRLLAENEEAALQEAKREISRRFSLVTARLFGSKARGTADAESDVDVLFVLESLDWEVERAVYEICFHAGLEHDTLLAPVVMSRQEAESPLTKATPFYQTVEREGVTL from the coding sequence ATGAGGCTCCTAGCGGAGAACGAAGAAGCCGCGCTTCAGGAGGCCAAGAGAGAAATCTCGAGGCGCTTTTCCCTCGTGACGGCTCGGCTCTTCGGCTCGAAGGCCAGGGGCACGGCAGATGCCGAGTCGGACGTGGACGTGCTCTTCGTTCTCGAGTCCCTGGACTGGGAAGTGGAGCGAGCCGTGTATGAGATCTGCTTCCACGCGGGCCTCGAGCACGACACGCTCCTCGCGCCGGTCGTCATGTCGCGGCAAGAGGCAGAATCGCCGCTGACGAAGGCCACGCCCTTCTACCAGACCGTGGAGCGGGAGGGGGTAACGCTGTGA
- a CDS encoding HEPN domain-containing protein, which produces MTEEIRALVQYRLGEAREALEEAEILLASQKHRGAMNRVYYAMFYGVLALLASRGLSAAKHSGAISTFHREFVKPGTIPVEVAKFLDIAFDLRNKCDYRDFVSPEPERVQELLAAARTFVAEVQAALASDEAEP; this is translated from the coding sequence GTGACGGAAGAGATCAGGGCGCTGGTGCAGTATCGGCTCGGCGAGGCGCGAGAGGCGCTGGAAGAAGCAGAGATCCTCTTGGCGAGCCAAAAACACCGCGGCGCGATGAACCGGGTTTACTACGCCATGTTCTACGGTGTGCTCGCCCTGTTGGCTTCACGGGGCCTGAGCGCAGCCAAGCACTCCGGCGCTATCTCGACGTTCCACCGCGAGTTCGTCAAGCCGGGCACGATCCCGGTGGAAGTCGCAAAGTTCCTCGACATCGCCTTCGACCTGCGCAACAAGTGCGACTACCGGGACTTCGTGAGCCCCGAGCCGGAGCGGGTTCAGGAGCTGCTCGCTGCGGCGCGGACCTTCGTCGCGGAGGTCCAAGCGGCGCTGGCGAGCGACGAGGCCGAGCCATGA
- a CDS encoding DUF2281 domain-containing protein, translated as MEPQRRRIEELLEQLPAESQSEVLDFAEFLLQRAGKRHRTKPCFSWAGALENLGEHTSVGLQHEIARCRAGEP; from the coding sequence ATGGAACCGCAGAGAAGGCGCATCGAAGAGCTCCTGGAGCAGCTGCCGGCAGAGAGTCAGTCAGAGGTTCTTGATTTCGCGGAGTTTCTCCTGCAGCGCGCCGGGAAGAGGCACAGAACCAAACCTTGCTTTTCCTGGGCGGGGGCGCTCGAAAACCTTGGCGAGCACACGTCGGTGGGCCTGCAACACGAGATCGCCAGATGCCGAGCGGGCGAGCCATGA
- a CDS encoding hydrogenase maturation nickel metallochaperone HypA → MGIAAEVARLAAQEAEAAGATRILGLRLRVGRWSGVEPQSLRFALEALGEGTPLAGCRVEIEAVEPAFRCGSCGEEYPGAGYFDPCPRCGGLGSDLVAGDELSLAEIEVEDP, encoded by the coding sequence ATGGGGATTGCCGCAGAGGTGGCGCGGTTGGCGGCCCAGGAGGCCGAGGCGGCTGGCGCCACGCGGATTCTCGGCCTGCGCCTGCGGGTGGGGCGGTGGTCGGGCGTGGAGCCCCAGAGCCTGCGCTTCGCCCTGGAGGCGTTGGGGGAAGGGACGCCCCTGGCGGGATGCCGCGTGGAGATCGAGGCCGTGGAGCCGGCCTTTCGCTGCGGGAGCTGCGGGGAGGAATACCCGGGGGCCGGGTACTTCGACCCCTGCCCCCGATGCGGCGGGCTCGGCTCGGACCTGGTGGCGGGGGACGAGCTCTCCCTGGCGGAGATCGAGGTGGAGGACCCGTGA
- the hypB gene encoding hydrogenase nickel incorporation protein HypB yields the protein MREIAVERSVLARNDVLAQANRGLFRAAGAYAVNLISSPGTGKTALLEATLGRLAARLRVGVVEGDVQTENDARRIAATGVPVEAVVTGGACHLDASMVRRAFSSLIVRAGGRLDLLIVENVGNLVCPVTCDLGEDEKVALVSVTEGEDKPLKYPALFHAASLLVVTKTDLLPHLEFDLGALIRNAHAINPALRVFPLSARTGEGLEAWVGYLEERAGSRA from the coding sequence GTGAGGGAGATTGCCGTCGAGCGAAGCGTATTGGCGCGAAACGATGTCCTAGCCCAGGCCAACCGGGGGCTCTTCCGCGCGGCCGGGGCCTACGCGGTAAACCTGATCTCGAGCCCGGGCACGGGGAAGACCGCGCTTCTGGAGGCCACCCTGGGGCGCCTGGCGGCCCGGCTGCGGGTGGGGGTGGTGGAGGGCGACGTCCAGACCGAGAACGACGCGCGCCGGATCGCCGCCACCGGGGTCCCCGTGGAGGCGGTGGTCACCGGCGGAGCCTGCCACCTGGACGCCTCAATGGTGCGCCGGGCGTTTTCGTCGCTGATCGTTCGCGCCGGGGGGCGCCTGGACCTGCTCATCGTGGAGAACGTGGGAAACCTCGTCTGCCCCGTGACCTGCGACCTGGGGGAGGACGAGAAGGTGGCCCTGGTGAGCGTGACGGAGGGGGAGGACAAACCCCTCAAGTATCCGGCGCTCTTCCACGCGGCGTCGCTGCTCGTGGTCACCAAGACCGACCTGCTGCCCCACCTGGAGTTCGACCTGGGCGCGTTGATCCGCAACGCGCACGCCATCAACCCCGCCCTTCGGGTCTTTCCGCTGAGCGCCCGCACGGGCGAGGGGCTGGAGGCCTGGGTGGGGTATCTGGAAGAACGGGCGGGCAGTCGCGCGTAG
- a CDS encoding methyl-accepting chemotaxis protein, producing MEAQARWRLMSFVVPGLGAASGLGAWALAAAGSPGAGAAVWALGAAGALLLHLRGRRLPHARSLRELLEQVEAHDDHPQIPLMDELRGLVGRVQAHGSAARDVVRQVQEHATLIAWVIDTLDRAVSGARESLAAMQEAMTRVGQHAGEVLAASGRGVEYLESMGGSTEELFQGAETLNRSVEEATTSVLQIHGALSGVLDSVSLLSEASDRTTAFVSQVGEAMGDIRRRIDQNLSLAQRVEESARRGREVVDQVGAGVKAIRESSVELMKSIQALGRQSHEIEGVIGIITDVAEETNLLSLNAAILAAQAGERGAAFGVVADQIRSLARRTRESTKHVEELIRLIQSNIAAANLALSANLEAVEDGEELGREAVGQLDLIAEAVDQSVGQSREIVRAAQGTDEKAATMVSAAGEVNQNLHSVAGTLTESLREMNRVQELIQTLAALSQSVRSATARHREAGHNTADLMGSFRSEVEGIDRLLASQQATAAALEAALGEVGDSSTSTRESLDGLHGIVKELVTRADGIREEAALLQTASAGEEHEDG from the coding sequence ATGGAAGCGCAGGCCAGGTGGCGGTTGATGTCCTTCGTGGTCCCGGGGTTGGGGGCGGCGTCGGGCCTGGGGGCGTGGGCCCTGGCGGCGGCGGGAAGCCCCGGGGCAGGGGCTGCGGTGTGGGCGCTGGGGGCAGCAGGGGCCCTGTTGCTGCACCTGCGGGGGCGGCGGCTGCCCCACGCCCGGAGCCTCCGGGAGCTGCTCGAGCAGGTGGAGGCCCACGACGACCACCCCCAGATACCGCTCATGGACGAGCTTCGGGGCCTGGTGGGGCGGGTCCAGGCCCACGGCTCGGCGGCCCGCGACGTGGTGCGCCAGGTGCAGGAGCACGCGACCCTCATCGCCTGGGTCATCGACACCCTCGACCGGGCGGTCTCGGGGGCGCGGGAGAGCCTGGCCGCGATGCAGGAGGCCATGACCCGGGTGGGGCAGCACGCCGGCGAAGTGCTGGCCGCGAGCGGCCGCGGGGTGGAGTACCTGGAGAGCATGGGCGGGAGCACGGAAGAACTCTTCCAGGGGGCGGAGACCCTCAACCGCTCGGTGGAGGAGGCCACCACCTCGGTTCTCCAGATCCACGGCGCCCTCTCGGGGGTTCTCGACAGCGTCTCGCTGCTCTCGGAGGCGAGCGACCGCACCACGGCCTTCGTGAGCCAGGTGGGCGAGGCCATGGGGGATATCCGCCGCCGCATCGACCAGAACCTCTCCCTGGCCCAGCGGGTGGAGGAGTCGGCCCGCCGGGGGCGCGAGGTGGTGGACCAGGTGGGAGCCGGCGTGAAGGCAATCCGGGAGTCTTCGGTGGAACTCATGAAGTCCATCCAGGCCCTGGGCCGGCAGTCCCACGAGATCGAGGGGGTCATCGGCATCATCACCGACGTGGCCGAAGAGACCAACCTGCTCTCGCTCAACGCCGCCATCCTGGCGGCCCAGGCGGGGGAGCGGGGCGCGGCCTTCGGGGTGGTGGCCGACCAGATCCGCAGCCTGGCCCGGCGCACCCGGGAGTCCACCAAGCACGTGGAGGAGCTCATCCGCCTCATCCAGTCCAACATTGCCGCCGCCAACCTGGCGCTCTCGGCCAACCTGGAGGCCGTGGAGGATGGGGAGGAGCTCGGCCGGGAGGCCGTGGGGCAGCTCGACCTGATCGCCGAGGCCGTGGACCAGTCGGTGGGGCAGTCCCGGGAGATCGTGCGGGCCGCCCAGGGCACGGACGAGAAGGCAGCCACCATGGTTAGCGCGGCGGGCGAGGTGAACCAGAACCTCCACTCGGTCGCCGGTACCCTGACCGAGAGCCTGCGCGAGATGAACCGCGTCCAGGAGCTCATTCAAACCCTGGCGGCCCTCTCCCAGTCGGTGCGTTCCGCCACGGCGCGGCACCGGGAGGCGGGGCACAACACGGCAGACCTCATGGGCTCCTTCCGCAGCGAGGTGGAGGGGATCGACCGGCTCCTGGCGAGCCAGCAGGCAACCGCCGCCGCCCTGGAGGCCGCCCTGGGAGAGGTGGGCGATTCGAGCACGAGCACCCGGGAGAGCCTCGACGGCCTCCACGGCATCGTCAAGGAGCTCGTGACCCGGGCCGACGGCATTCGGGAGGAGGCGGCGCTGCTCCAGACGGCGAGCGCGGGGGAGGAGCACGAAGATGGCTGA